A window of Zalophus californianus isolate mZalCal1 chromosome 17, mZalCal1.pri.v2, whole genome shotgun sequence genomic DNA:
gACACAGTCACTGTGTGGCAACTTCACGACTTTTATTTGTGGTGCCTGTGCTTTGTCtcgaaaatatcttctccccctgcccctgacagtgggcggggagggggcagcaaaAAATAGAGACATCCCTCCCTATTGCACACGGACCCTATATACAGGCCCACCTGGCCGAGGTGGGCGGGACTCTTGGCACATTCTCGGATCCCTGTTCAGGAACGGGAGGGGTGATGGGGGGTGGCATCACACGTGAGAGGGGGACCTCCGGCGGCCACTCTGGTCCTGGCACTTCCTGGTCCTCCGCTCCTCCCTGGTCCCACCTCCAGCCCCGAGCCCCCCCCCAGCAACGtccccctccctggcctcaggGGGCCCCCCCTGGCTCCTGGGGACTCTGTACTCCCCTCACAGTCTGGAGGCCCCGGAGGGAGGCTATGGCTTCTCCGAGCGCCCCTGGGAGCCCTGTCACTCGTGCTCGCACCGGGCAAGGGATGCGTGTGGCAGAAGCAGCTGTATAAATACGGGTACGGGGGAAGGTCCTCCTCCAGAGTCACTTAGAGAGTTTGCTGATGACACGGATCAGGGCTGCGTTCTCATCCTTGAGCCTCTGGTTGTCAGCCCGGAGGTcggccagggcctgggggaggggaggggacgggaTGGGTCAGCCGGGCAGCCCTGGGCCCGTGGAAGCCCCTGCCCACAGCGCCCCCTAAGTATTCACCTTGAGCTCCTCCTCGAGCTCGGCTGCCTTTCGCTCCAGGGCCCTGCGCTCCTGGAATGAATGGGAGATGTGAGgccaggggcggggggctgggggggcgggggggggggggcggcagtcATGTAAGgctgggaagggtggggggagggcagagggcctTCTTCAGACCCACATGGGTATGTACGGCTGGGGACACATGGGCCCCCACCCCAGGCGCTCCTACTCACGAATCTCTCCAGCTCCAGAAGGGCTGGTCTCTCGGCAAAGCGCTCCTGTCTCTGGTGAGAACAAGAGGAAACACAAGGCTCAAACGCCCAAACCACAAAGACCAGGAGGGAGGACAccggcacagggagagggacagccgTCCAGGCCCTTGGGCCCTACCTCTCAGcatccagccccacccccacggGTCCCAGCACGCCCCGcaggccctgccccccacccccgttgcTCTCACCCCCCAGCCCAGCGGTCCTGAGCCCCCGCACAGGCACACCTGGGCCAGCGCGGGAAAACCTCCGGGGCCTCAGCACCTCACCTGCGTGGCGCGCTCTAGCTCCACCTTGAGCTGTGCCAAGCGCAGCGTGGTCTCGGTCAGGGCCTCCCGAAGCCTCTCATTCTCACTGCGCAGCTCTGAGTacagctggggggcggggggggcagggggaagggggcacaGGGTCAGGCTTGCCAGCCACACGCAGCTCAGCGACCCACACGCAGCTCAGGGAGGCCGCCGGGAAGGGCGGGGTGTGGGGATGCGGCAGGCGGAACCACAGACAGAGGGCGGAAGGGCAGGCGGACAGGCCGACTGCTGGTCAGCTGGATCGATGGTGGGGTGGAGCTGCGAACCTTCCTGAAGCCTCCATCAGGTTCATCCGATGCCGGCTCCGGGTCCCGCTGCCTGTGAGGTGAGGGGCCGCCCTCCGAAGTGCTGGGGTGGAGGCGGGCGGGGCGTCAGCGGGGCTCTCTGTGGCCCGGGAGACAAGCCCAAACCCTTCCCGGCCCACCCTGTACCTGGACTCTGGGCTGCGGTCGGCCAGCTCCGCCTCCTCCCCCTGCGGGCGGAGGTGGGGTTCAGCCTGATGCCGGGAGGGGAGTCTGGCCCACCACCCTGCCTCCAAGGCCCACCCATAGCCCAGCTCACCCCGCCCGGACCTGGAACCCACCCCTCACCTCCGCAAGCCCCCTCCACTCCTTGCCGACTCTGCGATGCTCCCTGGCGGCCTGTGGTCCCTGACCCTGCCCGTCAGGCGCctctgctggggggaggggcaggaatcAGCCCAGAAACCTCGGGAGGGGGCCCTCCCTGCGGTGTCAGGACCcctagcccaacccccaggaaaACAGTGCAgcaggagagatggggaggccaGAGCAGGAGGACCACGTCCCAGAGACCAGACCTCACCTCTCTGGGCAGGGCCATCAGAGTTCTCCACCCCAGGGATTCGGGGTCGCGCAGATGGGtcctgggggagaagggcagggaggtCAGAGGGGTCAGAAGACACGGGCGTCTTATACCACCCACCACCTGCTCACCTGATCCCTCTCACCAGGCTCTGTAGGCTCGACTTCTCTGGCTCTGGGGCCTTCCCTGCTACCTTCTCTGCTTCCTTCAGGTCGGTCAGAGTCACACCCTGCAGCGCGGGGGCAGTGAGGGGTCCCCGAGCTCAGGGCCCAGCCCCTCAGGACTGAGTTCAAGCCCTCgggccctcctccctcagacccaggagtccagaccccagccccctcctccctcagacccaggagtcaggacccccagcccctcctccctcagacccaggagtccagaccccaggccctcctccctcagacccaggagtccaggcccccagccccctcctccctcagacccaggagtccaggcccccagcccctcctccctcagacccaggagtccaggcccccagccccctcctccctcagacccaggagtccaggcacCCAGCCTCTCCTTCCCAGACCCACAAGAGTTCGAGCCCCAACCCCCTTTTCCCAGGATccaggagcccaggccccagcccacGCCCACACCTGTGTGGACCTCCGAGACTGGCGCATGAGGCGAGAGCGAGCTTTCCGCTGGGATTCAGATTCCTCATCCCGCACAGGCATCTGGTAGGACCTGAGTGAGAGGTCCCAACTTCAGGGAGGGTTCCTTTGAGCCCTGTTCCCGTTCCATGGCTGACACCCTTCAGGGAAGGTAAGTTCTGCCAGAGGACTGTCAACTCACAGTGGACCCTGGGACAAACTCCCCCCTAGGGAGTGCCTGCCGGGGGCCCTGAGGACCCAGACCTGGGCCATGTGGTTTTTCCCAGCTGGGGAGAAAGAGcttcccaccccctgcctcttcACCTCCGCCGTTCCCGGGAGTCAGCCGGGGGTACTGTAGAAGCTACAGGGACATTGGGCTTCACTGGGGATTCAGGCTCCGGAATCCTGGAGGGAGGAGTGGAGTTATCCAAGGGAGAGCGCCTGGAGATCTCAAACCTGTGTGAATTCATTCATCCAATTATTACTCAAGCTCGAGTTCCGTGGCAGGTGCTGGAGATGCAGCACTgagcagaaaaaaattatctctgcCCCGAAGAGTCAAGTATGAACAGAAAAGGTGCAGAACAAACAAGcgtaaaaaaaaatgtgtacaccACATAATGCACCAGAAGGCTAAAGGACTTTGAAAAGCAGAGCGCTGACAGGAGGTGGGAGGGTGTGCATGTGCAGACACTGCagtagcatgagcagggggtcaGAGTGGGCCTCACCCAGACGGTGACACACAGAGACCTGAGGAAGGGCAGGAGCATGCCTGTGTCagaaagggggggtgggaggtgcagACAGAGGCAACAGGAGGTAACGTCATTGTGACCTTACGAGCTTAACTGTAAGCTTTTCCTGGACGCACCAGAAGGAAAATGGAGGCAAAGAGTGGTCGGGGCAGAGACCCCACAGTGCAAAGGGACTGAAGAGGTTGTaacccagccctgcctcccaccctgaCAGGCCCAGGCCCTGGGTTGGTACTCACGGGGCAGAGGGCTCCGGCACCTTACGGGAGGGTGTAGGTGTAATTCTGGCAAGACGGGGCTCCTTGGCCTGTGCAGAGAGACAAATATCGGAGAGGACCTTCTCCTCGACTAGGCAGGGCCTggtcccctgcccctcaccccactcaccTGAACAGACGTCCCTTCCAGCcgagaggaggaagctgagcgTTGCAGCCCAGCCCCAGGGGTGCTCGAGGCCTCCCGCCCGTCTGTGGGACCCAGGGCACCAGAGCTTCCCGTCTTCTGGAGGCCAAAGCGCCTGGAGAAAGGGGCCCcttctgggggctggggaagagaaaGGTCTCAGTTACGGAGAAAGGATCCTTCCCATAGACTTCAAGTGTTACCCCAGAGGGACCACACAAACTGCAATTCCCATCAGCCCCTGGAGGGTGCGGCCAGAAAAAACAACTCAGCTGGTCCGGGGGACTCTGGAAACTGTAATCTTCATCCTACATACCCTGAAAAGGGGTTGCGGGCTCCTGgcatccctccctgccctcccaaaACAGCATGACCGTCCAGGGCATCCAGACTCACCATGGGGCCCTGAGGGCTACGGGGAGGTGGGGAAGACACTCCATTGACAGTTCTGGATTCTGGAGGAGGTGGCTCTGTGGAGTAGGAAAAGGGAGACACCAGCTGCCTCTCAGaaccagcccctcctccctcagacccaggagtccaggcccccaaccccctcctccctcagacccaggagtccaggcccccagcccctcctccctcagacccaggagtccagacccccagccccctccttcctcagacccaggagtccggatccccagccccctcctccctcagacccaggagtccagacccccagcccctcctccctcagacccaggagtccaggccccagcccctcctccctcagacccaggagtccaggccccagccccctccaccctcagacccaggagtccaggcccccagcccctcctccctcagatccaggagtccagacccccagccccctccaccctcagacccaggagtccaggccccccagcccctccttccccaacTCCAGGAGTCCAGGCTCCAGCTTCCTCTTCCTAGATTCAGAAACCCAGACCTGGCCCCTCACCTGtgaggccttcttctccctcatcCTCATCCTGTATTGGGGGCCCCCCTGCACCCCCAGGCCGGCGTTCCTTGGACAGGTCCTGGAGGGAGATCTTCTCCCGGCTGCTCAGACGACACACAGAGCTTCTGGTGGGAAGGGGCGGGTGTTGTGGTCCAAGCCCTGGGAGACTCCAGCCCACCCACCCATGTGCCCGCCTACTACCTTCGGTGTTTGCTGCTAGAAGgcacctggggctcctggcttcTGCTCTGGGAGGCCTCCTTCTGGTTCCGCAGCTgcaagggagaaagcaggctgcTGCGAGGGCCCCACAGCCCTCCAGGGCCAGCACACACAGCTCTGCTCATCTAAGCTCGAGGATGCTCCAGCTGCAGTGCACTCCACTCCAGTGGTGGGCATGGAGGGTCTGCGGGCTCCTCGGAGCGAGTTGCAGATGGCTGTGCGGCATGTGGCCCCTCGAGCTCTCACATCCACCTCTGTTCTCATCCCCTCTTACCTCCCAGGGTGCCCTGCTCACCAGGGACACTGGCCTGGTGCTCAGACCTAGgagcccctgcctcctctctaCGGCTTGCCGGGCACTGGCCCAGCCTCTGCACAACAGTTCCTTCCTTAGAACAGCCAGTcattccccgcccccacctggcCTATCCAGCAGGCCCCACGTGCGGGAGGATTCCCCTCCAGGATGGAGACGCACATACagatctttctcctcctccctgaggGCTGTCTCACCCTCTACAAACCCCACTGTGGCCCCATCATGTTCACCTTCAGCCTCACGCTGCTCCTCAGCCTGACATTCAAGGTCCTTCGGGTGTGCCCGTCCCAGGGCCCCGCTGCCTCAGGCTCCCACCCCCCAGGCTtggcacatgctgttccctcaaACCCGAGCACGTGCCCTGGGTCTGAGAAGCTGACCACCAAGCCAGAACCATGACCAACCTTTAAACAGAGGGATCTGTGTCCATCTACCTGCCACTCACGGGAAGCTCCAGGCTAGGGCCTGGCCCCCAGGACATGCTGCTTGCTACCAACAGGGCTTACCATCTGCCGAGCAGCGTTCTAAATGTCCTTGTTCAGTAACGTACATACTCCTCGTAGGATAGCATATACCCACACAACTCCTCATAAAAGTGCACacaccattatccccattttacagatgaggaaacggaggctcagagggatTAAGTGACCAGCCCGAGCTCACACAGCAAATCCATATGGCAAAGCCGGGATTCAGAGCCCAGATTCCAGGCCATTCATCCCTTCACTCTGCATTTTTCCAGCAACAAGGCCTGGCTCCATGCTGGTTGGGCTGCATCCCAGGGCTGATGAGGCACAGCCCGAGCCTGGGACAGATAATCGTCATCTGTATCCGAAGGCGCGACTGGGCCCCAGACCCCTTCCCCTCCGCTCAACTCCTCTTCCTGACTGTCGCCAGCTGGGGAGGAGCAAGGAGGCCTCCCTCGGCGGGCTGACAGGAGGGAGGGCGCCCCTGAGACTCACATCCTCCTGCTTCCGGGCCAGCTCCTCCAACAGACTCAGCACCTCTTCATCAGCCAGGTCACAGGGACGCTGCCCCTGacggagaggaaggaagagagggggcagaggatGAAGGAGGTGCGGGGGCCCCCCACCCTCACTCTCCCCAGTCCCCAAGCAGCCTGGCCCTCACCGCGTGGGTCAGCGAATCCATGCCCCCACCGTGCTCAGCCAGCAGGCGGCAGGCGTCCTCCACACCCCAGTGGGCCGCTGCATGCAGGGGGGTCCAGCCGTCCCCATCCCGGAGCTCCGGGTCATAGCCAGCCTGGAGGAGCAGCCTGGGGGCCAGGAAGGCTTATAGTCAAGGACCAAGACAGGGGTTCTGCACCAAGGGCTGACACGGGCTCGCGGCGCTGTGACCCATGACAGCACTGAACCGGTCCCGGGCAGGTGGTGAAGAGCCCCTCCCCCGGCCAGCAGGTGGCCTCTAGAACCCTGCTCCTTGTACCTGCAGACCTACACTCTCTGGACTGTCACCCCCGGTTGTGGGACAGACAGCCCCAGAGCCTGTGAAAAACCTGAGGCCCCAGAAGGGGCAGCCTCGGGGCAGTACTGTTCCAGGAACCCGCCAGCTGAGGGTGCGGTTCTCAGCCAAGGCGATACGGCCCGCCAGGgccatctggcaatgtctggagacgttgctggttgtcacaacttgggggtGCACGCCAGGGATGCTACCAACATCCTACAGTGCAGAGGATGGCCCCACAGCAAAGGTTGATCTGGTCCAGAACGCCACGAGTGGTGAGGCTGAGGAAGCCTGGCTTCGATGGGTCTACGATAACCAGCATCTCAGAGCACAGGTTTTGGGGGAAGGCAGGGTTACAGGCCCAGGGCAATTCTGCACAGCTGATATCAGGCTCTGTGTCAGTGGGAAAGAGCTAATGCAAGGTGAGAGGATGGAGAGAGAAGATATTTAATAAGGAGTCTTTTCAAATCAAAGCACTCCTGTGTGGCCCTGCTGACCTCGCCACTCACCTTCCCGGAGCTCACTTGCTGCAGCCACACTGGGTGCCCGCTATCTCCCCAAGGATGCCCCCCTTCTGTCTGGGAGTGGAGGCTCACGTGGTCGGTCACCAGCTGTCCCCAGGCCAGAGCTCATGCCATTCACTCCTCCCACCGCCCTATTTATATCCTCCTAGGCCCGTGGTTTCAACCAGGGACCGTGCTGGCTGCCCGGGGGCACTCGGCGATGCCCAGATATGGCTGGTTGTCATGACTGTGGTGGGGGTGCTCCTGGCACCCAGCGTAGAGCCCAGGGATGCCGCTCAATGACGTACAATGAACCTGGAGTCATCCAGCCCCAGGTCACCAGCGTGGAGAATGGCAGACCCTCCATGCACTCAGGGCCCTCGGATCTGGCCTGCTTCCTTGCTCACCTGTCCCCCCAGCGAAGCCGGGGGCTGCACATGGGCGCAGACCTGTCCCATTGGCCAGTGCACCCCCCGCCCTAAAAGACGgcctggcatacagcaggtgctcagtaagtcaGTGTTGAGTAAGTCACATCAAATAGCTGCACAGTGCTGTCATTCATCTCCAATGAGGAGAATATCAGTTACATTGTCTCCTAAAAATGCAGTTGATGGGTTTAGTTGTAAATAGAAGCCATTCTGAGGGGCAGTAATGAAATGAGACTCAAAGAATATGTCTGCATCGAAAGCATTTCAGTTCTGGGGCAGAGAGTGAGGCTGCCCCCAAACAGGGACTCTCCCCCTGTTAGTAACAATGTCGACTCTCGGCTGGCCACACTGTCACCTGACTGGAGAAATGTCCCGTCTCCCTGGCAGCTGTGAGTGGCCAGGTGAGTAACTGGGATGGTGGTAATACCAGCTAAATGCCAGGTGGTCTGGCAAATGGGCTGTCAGCGTTAAGTGTGCATGTCCCTTCTGGACTGTTCTTCTAAAAGGAAACTGACATCTGCTCCTTTTGCCCTCGCCTCCTTCCTGCCGTCTGGGATACAGATGCGATGGCAGGAGGTGAAGCAGCCACCTGAGACGCAGGGGTGGAAGCCATAGGCAGAACAGGGAGGGGCTGAGCGCACGACCGGGCCTGCCCATTTACAGTATCCCATCCCCCTTGCCACAGGGACTAGCTCTGAGATGGGCAAGTGCCCGACGCGGTCCGCAAGCATCACATCAGATCTTCTGCTGCAAGTATGGAGGACAAAGCGTTGTACTTTCAGAGCAGGCGAGTAACTAGGACATGGGCCTGGAGCTACTCCTCACTAGAAGACCTGCCTAAAAGTCCAACACAGAAGTGAGCAGAGATGAGGGATTCATCTCTACTCCACTTTCAgactaaaaataaagtataaatcacagagagaagagggagtcTGAGGATGACAACTGGAACCAACCACCCCAAAATAAGGGGGTGAGGCAGCCAAACACAGACGAGGCCCAGCTGAGGAGCATGCGCCGTTTGACGACGTGCAACGTGAAATACACACGTGCCAGAGAGCCTGGCCTGGAAATACGGGAACAGAGACTGCCGGAACTACAAGGGTGAACAAGCAAAATCCACAAGCCTAATGGGAAATTTTGGGAGAtgccggctggctcagtcgtacAGCATGcgactcaatctcagggttgtaaatctgagccccacactgggtgcagagattacttaaaaataaaatcttaaaaaaaaaaattttttttttttacgccTCCCGTAGTAACTGACAGAGCAGGCAGatggaaaaaaacccactaaGCGTACAGAGGACTTAAATAGCACAACTACAAAGCTGGCCTAATAACCTATATAGAACGCTATACCTGACAGCACAGCTCTTTTCCAACTCACACACACTGGGGTATAAAGCAAACCTCAGAGGATTTCAGAAATCTGGAATCATACAGAACCCGCTGTCTAAGCACAGTGCGAGCAAGCCAGGAAACGAGTAATGAAACGATGACTAGAAAATCCCGTGCATCTGAAATTAACGACATACTCCCAGATAATCCATGGGTCACAGAGAAAAAAGACCACAAGCTGGAAATGTTTTAAACTGAATGACAGCGAAGAGCCTACACATCAGGACTTGTGGACGTGGCAAAGCTGTATGTAAAGGGAAATACTCAGCCTACATACGTAACTTAAACAATCCACAGTAAGGTGTGAGGCTGAGAGAAGGGACACACGGGCCCAAGGCaaagagcagggaagagggaggaccACGCCAGCCCAGCTCACCGCATCACTTCGATGTAGCCCTTAGCAGCGGCCACGTGCAGGGCAGAGGCCCCCGTTCGGGGGTGCCGGGCCTCTGGCATGGCGCCCCCGTTCAGCCAGCACCTGGTGTCATGAAGCAGTAATTCCTCCTCGGCCCGTTTGGCCGCCTCCACATCCACACCTGGGAGGACGAGAAGGGGCGTTAGGTAGGACGCGCACCTCCAGCTCCAGGAGGCACGGGGCCGGGGCCCTGCCCGGCTCCTCTGGGACTCAGAAGACCTGGATCTCCCCGCCTGGTTCCAGGTCGCCGCTGGAGGCGGGGACAATGGAGATGGCAGGCCTTCTCCCATTTCAACCCAAGTGCCACCTTTATCATTAAGTATAAAACCTCAAGTTTATAGAGCAAGCCCAGCGTCTGATGACATCTGACTCTCCCTAGCATCACCAGTAAAATCCTTAGCCCTGCATCTTCACGCACTTTGTCGCGACCATTTCTGTCACCCGTGAGTAGGGCAAACCAAGGCAGGAGCCACCAGAGGGTCTGTGTCACTGAGGCAACAGCTTCTTTCCTCCCCAGGAGCTGACTCCTGTTCACAGCTGTGCTGTCACCTAGGACAAGCTGGTGAGAGGCCAGCATGCTTCTTCATCAGTCATTTTCACCATTTCCTTTGGTTTCGTGGAAAAATTGTACTGTATTTGTGGATGCAAAAGGCAAGTTATGACTTTGCATGTCGGTGGATTTTGGATCAAAACAGGCAGCCTTGTTGAAGCTGGAATAGTATCTGCTGACCATCACTGAGAACCCGCAGTGTGCACGGTATAAACCATTGAGACACGAGTCAAACATGGTCATTTCCAGGGAATGTTTGATCTTTCTCCTGCAAGTTTACTGGTGTCTACTGCTTTTCCAACTGAGATATCTCACACTCAACGAAGTGCTGCATGGAGCTCAGCCATCCTGCTCAACAGCCGTCAGCCACACACAGCTACTGAGCACATGAACCGTAGCTAGTCCGAACTCAGATGTGTTATGAATGTAAAGCACACACTGGATTTcgatgtgtgtgggggggaaagaGTGTGCAACAACCCatgaatagatttttcttttttgttttttagagcgCGAGCGAGGAGAGCGCAAGCCcagtagaggggcagagggagagggagaaagagaatctcaagcaggctccacacctggcacagagcccaccatggggctcgacctcacaaccccaagatcaagacctgagccgacatcatgagctggatgcttaaccgactgagccacccaggcgccccctgaatagTTTTCTTTATACTGATTAATGCTGATATGATAACATTTTGGGCATGTagagttaaagaaaatatattattaaaattaattttacctgtttctttttacttttttaactgcacctacttaaaaaatttcatttatgctTGTGGCTTACACTGGCTTTCCACTGGACAACACTGGCAAAAAAACCCCAGGGTACCACCACTTGGGTTGAAAACGTTAAAATAGGACAGAGACAACACATACCCTTGTGTGCCCTCAGCAATCTCGCCTGCTCCCTGTGGCCCCCGAGGTCACCACCATCACAAACTTGCCCTCATGAACATGCATTTGGCTTTATCCTTACTATATACGCTGTAAACTTCTGCCCTAGGTCTACATACGGGATCCCAAAGGGCCCTCCCCCACTGCAGCAGGAAGCCATGGAGCTCTGGCGGCACGGCTGCGCCACCTGCTGGCTCCTGGGCACTCGGGCCTTACCTCCAATGCAGGCACCTCTGGGTTTGGCAGGGACTCGGCTGCCGTTCAAGGAATGTTTGGTTGGTGAGGGCCCACCTGGAGGCCCAGGCCGGGGTGGAGAGGCCAGGCGAGTGCTGGGCACTCAGGGACACTCCTCATCCCACAACTTCCTTAAAGGGAATCCCCTTCAATCCTATTATAGACACGTGTGCCTTACTTGGGCAGGGAAGGGTGGGGCTCGCTGACCTTTAACTCAACCGTTAGTATCCTTCAGCATGTTCATACACATCCTTCTGCAATTTGTCTTGGTGAGATCTgcctgtgttttttttgtttgtttaagattttatttatttatttgagagagagagaatgagagatagagagcatgagagggaagagggtcagagggagaagcagactccctgctgagcagggagcccgatgcgggactcgatcgcgggactccgggatcatgacctgagccgaaggcagtcgcttaaccaactgagccacccaggcgccctgcctgtGTTTATTGATGGAGCTCTTGACCAGGGTTGGCGAACCTGTTTGGTTTTTTACTTTGTTACAGCGATGGCAAGATAAAGGTAACATAAAACGGGccaattttgctattttaaactgcaattcagtggcatttaggaGATTCACAATGTGCAACCATCGACccccatccatttccagaactttccccTCATCCCAAGAGGAAACCTCGTACCTGCAAAGCAGTCATTCCCtgtacctcccacccccagcccctggcaaccacagatCTACCTCCTGTCACTGAGATCTGCtgattgtgggggcgcctgggtggctcagtccgttaggcggctgccttcggctcaggtcatgatcctggggtcttgggaccGAACCCTAcatccagctccccactcagcagagagcctgcttctccctctccatctgcctgccactctgcctacttgtgctctccctctctctgtcaaataaataaataaaatcttaaaaaaaaaataaagatctgctGATTGTGGAAGCCATctgtgtttataaataaagttttaatggaacacagccatgcccaccACCTACATATCGTCCCTAGCTGTAGTGGGGAAAGCAGCCACGGGGGACAGTGGCAACACGACAGTACCTCCCACGATGTCTCAAATGTTTCCTGTGTGGTCCTTCACAGAAAAAGCTTGCCAGCCCTGCTCAGATCATGCATTTACCAATTagtgatttattcattcttcctttgGTGCTGGCCCCCGCCTCTCACGCCTGCTAACAAGATTCTCATCCCAGAGCGGGAGGGCCTGCCAGACGCTCCCCTCCTGCCCAGTCCTGTGTCCCCGTGGGCAAAGTGGCCGGAGGGTGCTGTGTGCACAGGACACGGTGGCTGGACTGTGTCCCCGAGGCCTGGCCTGTGGCTGGGGGCAGCATCCGCAGCATGGCGGGGCTGCTGCTGGCCTTGCTGGTATCTACTCTCCCTGCTTTGTTACGTCTTCACTATCCTCACCCTGCGTCCACCCCACACAGCTCCAATGTGACTGCGCCCACGGCGGGGCTCCATAGGTGGCCACGTCACCAGACCTAACCACCCATCCCTCTTGCCCCAGTGACTGGCACAGGGCTGGCTCAGACCGAGGGTGGTGGCTCAGACAACTGAGGAGGCCTAGTTCTGGTTCAGCTGGAGTATCAGCCTGAGCTGTTGGAAGCTGTGCTACGTACCCAGTTGAGAGAATCTGCCTATGAGGTCAATGCAGAGTCCAGTGCAGTGACAGTTTTGACTTTGTACCCCTGGATCAAACCATGCCTGAAGCCAGCCTAATTCCTGGACTTCAGTTACATAgcccataaattttttttttttaagatttatttatttgagagagcgagaatgagagagagagagtacatgagagggggggagggtcagagggagaaggaggctcctcactgagcagggagcccaatgcaggactcgatcccgggactccgggatcatgacctgagccgaaggcagtcgcttaaccaactgagccacccaggcacccaattccttttttttttg
This region includes:
- the PPP1R12C gene encoding protein phosphatase 1 regulatory subunit 12C isoform X3 translates to MSGEDGPGAGPGAAAAAARERRREQLRQWGARAGAEPGPGERRARTVRFERAAEFLAACAGGDLDEARLMLRAADPGPGAELDPAAPPPARAVLDSTNADGISALHQACIDENLEVVRFLVEQGATVNQADNEGWTPLHVAASCGYLDIARYLLSHGANIAAVNSDGDLPLDLAESDAMEGLLKAEIAYRGVDVEAAKRAEEELLLHDTRCWLNGGAMPEARHPRTGASALHVAAAKGYIEVMRLLLQAGYDPELRDGDGWTPLHAAAHWGVEDACRLLAEHGGGMDSLTHAGQRPCDLADEEVLSLLEELARKQEDLRNQKEASQSRSQEPQVPSSSKHRRSSVCRLSSREKISLQDLSKERRPGGAGGPPIQDEDEGEEGLTEPPPPESRTVNGVSSPPPRSPQGPMPPEGAPFSRRFGLQKTGSSGALGPTDGREASSTPGAGLQRSASSSRLEGTSVQAKEPRLARITPTPSRKVPEPSAPIPEPESPVKPNVPVASTVPPADSRERRRSYQMPVRDEESESQRKARSRLMRQSRRSTQGVTLTDLKEAEKVAGKAPEPEKSSLQSLDPSARPRIPGVENSDGPAQRAEAPDGQGQGPQAAREHRRVGKEWRGLAEGEEAELADRSPESSTSEGGPSPHRQRDPEPASDEPDGGFRKLYSELRSENERLREALTETTLRLAQLKVELERATQRQERFAERPALLELERFERRALERKAAELEEELKALADLRADNQRLKDENAALIRVISKLSK
- the PPP1R12C gene encoding protein phosphatase 1 regulatory subunit 12C isoform X2; amino-acid sequence: MSGEDGPGAGPGAAAAAARERRREQLRQWGARAGAEPGPGERRARTVRFERAAEFLAACAGGDLDEARLMLRAADPGPGAELDPAAPPPARAVLDSTNADGISALHQACIDENLEVVRFLVEQGATVNQADNEGWTPLHVAASCGYLDIARYLLSHGANIAAVNSDGDLPLDLAESDAMEGLLKAEIAYRGVDVEAAKRAEEELLLHDTRCWLNGGAMPEARHPRTGASALHVAAAKGYIEVMRLLLQAGYDPELRDGDGWTPLHAAAHWGVEDACRLLAEHGGGMDSLTHAGQRPCDLADEEVLSLLEELARKQEDLRNQKEASQSRSQEPQVPSSSKHRRSSVCRLSSREKISLQDLSKERRPGGAGGPPIQDEDEGEEGLTEPPPPESRTVNGVSSPPPRSPQGPMPPEGAPFSRRFGLQKTGSSGALGPTDGREASSTPGAGLQRSASSSRLEGTSVQAKEPRLARITPTPSRKVPEPSAPFEISRRSPLDNSTPPSRIPEPESPVKPNVPVASTVPPADSRERRRSYQMPVRDEESESQRKARSRLMRQSRRSTQGVTLTDLKEAEKVAGKAPEPEKSSLQSLDPSARPRIPGVENSDGPAQREAPDGQGQGPQAAREHRRVGKEWRGLAEGEEAELADRSPESSTSEGGPSPHRQRDPEPASDEPDGGFRKLYSELRSENERLREALTETTLRLAQLKVELERATQRQERFAERPALLELERFERRALERKAAELEEELKALADLRADNQRLKDENAALIRVISKLSK
- the PPP1R12C gene encoding protein phosphatase 1 regulatory subunit 12C isoform X1, yielding MSGEDGPGAGPGAAAAAARERRREQLRQWGARAGAEPGPGERRARTVRFERAAEFLAACAGGDLDEARLMLRAADPGPGAELDPAAPPPARAVLDSTNADGISALHQACIDENLEVVRFLVEQGATVNQADNEGWTPLHVAASCGYLDIARYLLSHGANIAAVNSDGDLPLDLAESDAMEGLLKAEIAYRGVDVEAAKRAEEELLLHDTRCWLNGGAMPEARHPRTGASALHVAAAKGYIEVMRLLLQAGYDPELRDGDGWTPLHAAAHWGVEDACRLLAEHGGGMDSLTHAGQRPCDLADEEVLSLLEELARKQEDLRNQKEASQSRSQEPQVPSSSKHRRSSVCRLSSREKISLQDLSKERRPGGAGGPPIQDEDEGEEGLTEPPPPESRTVNGVSSPPPRSPQGPMPPEGAPFSRRFGLQKTGSSGALGPTDGREASSTPGAGLQRSASSSRLEGTSVQAKEPRLARITPTPSRKVPEPSAPFEISRRSPLDNSTPPSRIPEPESPVKPNVPVASTVPPADSRERRRSYQMPVRDEESESQRKARSRLMRQSRRSTQGVTLTDLKEAEKVAGKAPEPEKSSLQSLDPSARPRIPGVENSDGPAQRAEAPDGQGQGPQAAREHRRVGKEWRGLAEGEEAELADRSPESSTSEGGPSPHRQRDPEPASDEPDGGFRKLYSELRSENERLREALTETTLRLAQLKVELERATQRQERFAERPALLELERFERRALERKAAELEEELKALADLRADNQRLKDENAALIRVISKLSK